ATAAAGAAAAAATTTTTAAAAAAGAAATATTTTCCTCAAAAAGTATTTTTCTCTTATTATTATTTATAACCTTTTACTCAATTGAAATATATTTAAGAAAAAAAAGAGGGCTCTTATAATGGCTTTTATATTAAAATATAAAAATAGTTTCAGGGCAAAACATGCCCTCTTATCTTATAAGGGAAAAAAAGAAGAGCTTCATGAGCACCTTTATACGCTCATAGTCTCAATAAATGTCAATGAAAGAAATGATGAAGGTTATACAATTGATTTTATGGAAATTAAAAAATTTATAGATAAGCTTTTGCCCAATGAAGGAGAAAATTTAAATGAAAGATTTCCCTTCCCCACTTCAACAGAAAATATTGCAGAATATTTTTATGAAAGTATAAAAGAAGTATTTGATGTTAAAGAAATTGAATTATGGCAGGATGACAATTTCTGTGTAATATACAGAAAATGAGTCTTCTTATATTTTTTATTCTACTCTGGGAGCAAAAGGTAAATTACAAGATGGATTTAGAACTTGACACTTTAAAGGATATTTTGAAAGGTTATGAGGAAATAATCTATAAAAATAATTCACCTTATGTTCTAAAGGAGTTATATCTCCATTTATATAACAATGCTTACAAAAATCTTAACACATATGCATATAAAAGTTTTTTCAAGGATTATCTCATTTCATTTATAAGAATAATAGGAAAATTTTTTTATAAAGATGGCTATATAGAAGTAGATTCAGTAAAAATTAAAAATAAAAAGGTTAGATTTAAAATAGACGAAACTTTGCTTTTAATACCCCTTGAAGAGGACCTAAAACCATCGGATTCAATAAAATTTGAGATATATTTTAAAAGTAAGGTTCCATCTTTATTTAGATACCGATCAGGTTATAATAAAAATCACTATGATTTTGGTCAGTTTTATCCTGTTATGTGTGTATTTGATGAAAAAGGATGGCATAATAGAAAATGGCATTTTAATGCTGAATTTTATCATAACTTTTCCAATTATACTGTTAAAATTAAAGTTCCTGGTAATTTTATTGTAGCAGGTGTTGGAGAATGCATTTCAAAAAATGATACTGTAAGAAAAGATGGCTTTAAAGAGGTAATTTTTAAAGCTGAAAATATAATAGATTACTTTTTCTCTTGTGATCCAGATTTTCTATATCAGGATACGATAATTGATAATACTCATATTATTGCCTTTTACAGGAAAAAAAATGAATCTTACAAAGATTCCTTTTTAATAAGGGGAGTAAGGGCATATAACTATTTAAAAGAAATATTTGGTGAATATCCTTATAAATGGCTAAAGATTGTGGATGGTTTAATCGGAGGAGGGATGGAGTATCCTGGTTTTGCTTTATGCGGTGGAGATACATTTGATTTAATTCTTCATGAGGTTGGTCACACATATTTTATGGGGATTCTTGCTTCAAATCAGGAAGATGAAGCATGGCTTGATGAGGGAGGCACTTCTTTTATAACTGATTATTACGAAGTTAAAAAGAAAAAAAATTTAAAAATTTTCTATGAGAATACAAAAGATATAACTGAAACAATAAGGGAAGGTTTTGATGATATTCTCTTAACGCCTTCTTATGCTTTTAAGAATAATTATTTTTCAGTTTATTCAAAAGGGTCTCATATTTATGCAATACTTTTTGATATAATGGGAGAAGAAAATTTTGAAAAATTTCTAAAGGAATACTACATAAGATTTAGATTTAAACATCCCGATACTGATAGTTTATTTAAAGTAGCAGAGGAAATTTACGGGAAATCTTTAAAAGAGATAAAAAATATATATGTAAAGGGATTACCTTTAAGTGATTATGAGATTGTAAAATTTAAAAAATTTAAAGAAAAAGATAAATGGTTAAATGAAATTAAAATTAAAAATAATGGTAATACAATTTATCCAATTAGTTTATTTCTTGTAAAAGGTAAAGATACTTTTAAAACAAAAATAGATTTTTTCAAAAGGGATACTATTATAAAAATTCAAACGGATTTTGAACCTGAAAAAATAATTCTTGACCCTTATAATTTTTCTCTCGACATAAAAAGAATAAATAACTTTTATCCAGTTAATTTTGAAAGAAAATTATCCTTAAATCATAACCCTCAAGAAAATGGACTCCATTTAAATTATTTTCCCTTTTTATTTTATTCACCTTTTTCTCACATTTCCCCTGGTTTTAATTTTACTTTTTCATATTTAAGAAAATACCCCTTTCTTAATGGAGAAATTTTCTATTCTACAAAGAGAAAGGATATTTATTATAACCTTAAATATGGCATAAGTTTTCCTTTTGTTTTTCCCCAGAATATCATATACCTAAATTCTCTATTTTTTGAAAGTAATTATTTCCTAAAAATAGGTTTTAAAAAAAGATATCAGGAATATTCATTGGATCCTAAAAAAGGAATTTTTCTTTCAGAATTTATTTATAAAAACTCAAAAAAAGAAAGTAAATTTTTTGATGATGCCAATTATGCAGGTTTTAATTTTGGATTTTATATTTTCCCTGTCACTGACTTATTTTATAATGAGATTAACATTAATTTTTCTTTTTATCCCCAAAGATTTTCAGGAGATTATAACTTTAAAAAATTTTTTATAAAATATGAACTTTCTTTTAGCCCTTTTTATCCATATTTATCTTACATAAATCCTTTTGACCTTATAAATATAAAATTTTTTTACGGCAGAATTGAGGGTCATTTCCCTTTACAGGAGTTCTTTAATAATTATTCCATTTCCTCTTATGATATCTTGAGTTCCCCTTTTGAAAGAATTTCTCTTTTATCTTCTGATTATACCTTTACAGGTGAGGAAGGAATTTATTTAAAAGGCTATAAATTTGTAAGATTTAAAAATGTATTATCTTTTTTCTTTTCTTCGGGTTTTAAAAATTTTGGAATTTTCTATGAAAAGATTTTATGGGGTGACTTCAATCTTTGGGATTCAGGAATTTACTTTATAAAATACTTTAAGAATTTTATGTTGAAAATATATTTACCTTTTTATATAAATAACCCTCACCTTAATAAGGAAAAGAACAATTTTGATTTTAGAATTAAAATTGTGTTAAAATTTTTTGAATAAAAGGTTCAAATCCTAAAAAATAGAAAGAAAAAAAATGGATTTTGGAAAAATAATTGAAAAAGCTCTTTCAATTTTACAATTAAAAGAAGATGTAATAAAGGAAGTATCTGAAAAACCTGAATATTTAAATTTTTCAATTTTAATTGTTGCTATTGCGGGACTTGCAAGTTCAATTGGTTCTTTTAAGTTTATTCCAGGTATAATCACTGGTCCAATTGTTGCTGTGATTGGATTTTTTATTTGGGTTGGAATATTGTGGATTATTGCAAAAATCTTCGGTGGTAAAGGAAATTACCTCTCTTACTTTAAACCTCTTGCAATGTCTGATATAATTCAATGGGTAACAGTTATACCTTTTATAGGCTCTTTTCTTGGTGCCATTGCCTTAATATGGATGGTAATTGTTGCCATAAAGGTAACACAGATTGTTCATGAACTTGATCTTCCTAAAGCAGTTCTTGTTGTTCTAATACCGATTGGTGTAGTCTTCTTCCTGTTTCTTCTTTTTGGGGCTGCAGCCCTTGCTGTAATTGGAATGAGAGGATAAAAATCTTAATCAAGAATAAAAGAAATTTTAACTAAATTTGAAAATAAATTATTAAGAGATAAAGATTTATTAATCAAATATTCTGAGGACGAATCACCGGTTAAGGGTAAAATACCAGAATTTGTATTTCTTCCTCAAAAAGTAGAAGAAGTCTCTGAATTTATTAAATACTGCTTTAAGTATAAAATTCCAATAACACCAAGAGGAGGGGGAACAGGTCTTTCAGGTGGTGCTGTTCCTTTAAAAGGTGGTGTTATATCCTTTGAAAGGATGAATAAAATTATTGATATTGACGAAATAAATCAATATGTGGTCCTTGAGCCTGGTGTAATTACAGGGGAAATTAATAAAGTTCTTAAATCCTTTGATCTTTTTTATCCACCTGATCCAATGAGTCTTGATTCATGTACCATTGGTGGTAATGTTGCAACAAACGCAGGGGGTCCTAAGGCTTATAAATATGGTGTTACATCAAATTACCTTCTTGAACTGGAATGTGTATTTCCAAATGGGAAAGTAGAAACAATAGGTAAAAGAACAAGAAAATGGAAGGCTGGTTACAACCTATTGAATTTCTTATGTGGTTCTGAAGGAACACTTGCATTATTTACAAAGATTACTCTTAAGGTAATTCCAAAACCTGAAAAAGAGATTCTTATAATGCTTGGATTTGAAGAAAATAATAAACTTTTTGAGTTTGTAAAAAAAATTATCAAAAATAAATTTTTCCCTTCAGTAATTGAATTTATGGATAAAAGTTGTTTTAATTTAGTAAAAGAGAAAATTAAAAATTTTTTCCAAATAGAAAGTTCTATACTCTTTATCAGTTTTGAAGGAGGGGAAAAAGATATAGAAAAGATTATTGAAAGATTTTATTTACTAACGGAAAAAGAAAAGATAAATAACATTTTTGTAGGAGATGATAAAAATACTATTGAAAGAATGTGGAATATAAGAAAAAATATGTTTTATGAAACAGAAAAAATGGGTTTTAAAGTTCATTCAGAGGATGCAGGGATAACATTAACAAAAGCTATAGAATTTATTGAGGATATAAAAAAAATTCTTAAGGATTATAATAAAGAAGGTTATATATTCGGTCATCTTGGTGATGGGAATATACATATAAATTTGACTTATAAAATGGATGAAAAAGGGTTGATTAAGGAAATTTCAAAAATTATATGGAATCTCATAATAAAATATGGTGGGACAATAACTGCAGAGCATGGAATAGGTTATTTAAAAAAGGAAGGGTTTAAAAGAGAAATATCACCTTTTTTATACAGAATTCATAAAGATATTAAAAAAATTTTTGACCCAAAAGGCATTTTGAACCCGGGAAAAATTTTTTACTAAATTTTAACTCAAATTATAGAATAAAAGTTTATTTAAAGATTTAAAAGGGGAAAAGGAGAATAATACTCTCCCCTCCCCCTGTTATATATCTCCTTAATTACACCCAGCCTCTTAATTTCATTCCTTCCACCACTCTTCTCACTGCCACAGCGTATGCAGCAGTTCTGGGGTCAACATTAAATTCTTTCATAGCATCCCAGACAGCATTAAAGGACTTTGTCATTTTTGTATCAAGTCTCGAATAAACCTCTTCCTCTTCCCAGTAAAACCCAGTAATATTCTGAACCCATTCAAAGTAAGAAACAGTAACACCACCTGCATTAGCAAGAAAATCAGGTAAAAATAAAATATTTTTCTTGTGCAAAATTTCATCAGCTTCAGGAGTAACAGGTCCATTTGCAAGCTCTAAAATTATTTTAGCCTTTATTTTATTTGCATTTTCTTCTGTTATCACTTCCTCAAGTGCTGCTGGAATAAGAATATCCACATCCAGTTCAAGAAGCTCCTCATTTGTTATTTTTTCACTTCCTTTAAAACCTACTACAGAACCTGTTTTATTTTTATGTTCAAAAACTTCCTCAAAGGGAAGTCCTTTCTTGTTTAAAATTCCACCTTTTGAATCGCTGACAGCAATAACTTTTGTTCCGAACATTTCTGT
This sequence is a window from candidate division WOR-3 bacterium. Protein-coding genes within it:
- a CDS encoding 6-carboxytetrahydropterin synthase, translating into MAFILKYKNSFRAKHALLSYKGKKEELHEHLYTLIVSINVNERNDEGYTIDFMEIKKFIDKLLPNEGENLNERFPFPTSTENIAEYFYESIKEVFDVKEIELWQDDNFCVIYRK
- a CDS encoding M1 family metallopeptidase, giving the protein MSLLIFFILLWEQKVNYKMDLELDTLKDILKGYEEIIYKNNSPYVLKELYLHLYNNAYKNLNTYAYKSFFKDYLISFIRIIGKFFYKDGYIEVDSVKIKNKKVRFKIDETLLLIPLEEDLKPSDSIKFEIYFKSKVPSLFRYRSGYNKNHYDFGQFYPVMCVFDEKGWHNRKWHFNAEFYHNFSNYTVKIKVPGNFIVAGVGECISKNDTVRKDGFKEVIFKAENIIDYFFSCDPDFLYQDTIIDNTHIIAFYRKKNESYKDSFLIRGVRAYNYLKEIFGEYPYKWLKIVDGLIGGGMEYPGFALCGGDTFDLILHEVGHTYFMGILASNQEDEAWLDEGGTSFITDYYEVKKKKNLKIFYENTKDITETIREGFDDILLTPSYAFKNNYFSVYSKGSHIYAILFDIMGEENFEKFLKEYYIRFRFKHPDTDSLFKVAEEIYGKSLKEIKNIYVKGLPLSDYEIVKFKKFKEKDKWLNEIKIKNNGNTIYPISLFLVKGKDTFKTKIDFFKRDTIIKIQTDFEPEKIILDPYNFSLDIKRINNFYPVNFERKLSLNHNPQENGLHLNYFPFLFYSPFSHISPGFNFTFSYLRKYPFLNGEIFYSTKRKDIYYNLKYGISFPFVFPQNIIYLNSLFFESNYFLKIGFKKRYQEYSLDPKKGIFLSEFIYKNSKKESKFFDDANYAGFNFGFYIFPVTDLFYNEININFSFYPQRFSGDYNFKKFFIKYELSFSPFYPYLSYINPFDLINIKFFYGRIEGHFPLQEFFNNYSISSYDILSSPFERISLLSSDYTFTGEEGIYLKGYKFVRFKNVLSFFFSSGFKNFGIFYEKILWGDFNLWDSGIYFIKYFKNFMLKIYLPFYINNPHLNKEKNNFDFRIKIVLKFFE
- a CDS encoding FAD-linked oxidase C-terminal domain-containing protein; its protein translation is MPEFVFLPQKVEEVSEFIKYCFKYKIPITPRGGGTGLSGGAVPLKGGVISFERMNKIIDIDEINQYVVLEPGVITGEINKVLKSFDLFYPPDPMSLDSCTIGGNVATNAGGPKAYKYGVTSNYLLELECVFPNGKVETIGKRTRKWKAGYNLLNFLCGSEGTLALFTKITLKVIPKPEKEILIMLGFEENNKLFEFVKKIIKNKFFPSVIEFMDKSCFNLVKEKIKNFFQIESSILFISFEGGEKDIEKIIERFYLLTEKEKINNIFVGDDKNTIERMWNIRKNMFYETEKMGFKVHSEDAGITLTKAIEFIEDIKKILKDYNKEGYIFGHLGDGNIHINLTYKMDEKGLIKEISKIIWNLIIKYGGTITAEHGIGYLKKEGFKREISPFLYRIHKDIKKIFDPKGILNPGKIFY
- a CDS encoding YIP1 family protein; the protein is MDFGKIIEKALSILQLKEDVIKEVSEKPEYLNFSILIVAIAGLASSIGSFKFIPGIITGPIVAVIGFFIWVGILWIIAKIFGGKGNYLSYFKPLAMSDIIQWVTVIPFIGSFLGAIALIWMVIVAIKVTQIVHELDLPKAVLVVLIPIGVVFFLFLLFGAAALAVIGMRG